The Acidobacteriota bacterium genome window below encodes:
- a CDS encoding sialidase family protein, whose amino-acid sequence MRISRRRALANLGGGAALASLSPLLSCAPGGGPGESGSERIRVRERQSGAPGLELILGRSNEIFPRHSEGDLVQLSDGRLLAVWSRFSGASDHARSQIVGRYSEDMGQSWGPIHPVASLSEPEHAANSNLMSASLLRLSGTEEIQLFYMGKEETEPENPAFHRKIRSSIHTRVSQDGVNFSKPVRLSDRDHYYVTNNARVLQLSSGRILVPSAVALDPGKELGWEKQSALAHYSDDGGKTWTRGESCTLRREDYPGHEYWQITLQEPGLVELTDGRILMVNRTKLNHPYKCFSSDSGVTWSDPEPIREIVAPTSPQTLFRLPSGRLAMIYNNNPKGAEAKWTERRPLAFAVSEDEGNSFRYAKTIEEVEGRCWAYHSVRIYGENVYLLYYEWHQGHPTFFFCDKKLSIIPVEWFES is encoded by the coding sequence ATGAGAATATCGCGCCGCCGGGCACTGGCGAATCTGGGCGGAGGAGCCGCTCTCGCCTCGCTCTCGCCGCTGCTCTCGTGCGCCCCGGGCGGAGGACCGGGGGAATCCGGTTCCGAACGAATCCGGGTGCGGGAGCGGCAGTCGGGCGCCCCCGGTCTGGAACTCATCCTGGGACGGTCAAACGAGATCTTCCCGCGCCACTCGGAAGGGGACCTGGTTCAACTTTCCGATGGACGCCTGCTGGCCGTCTGGTCCCGTTTCTCGGGGGCGAGCGACCATGCCAGATCCCAGATCGTGGGCCGATACTCGGAGGATATGGGCCAGAGCTGGGGACCGATCCATCCGGTGGCCTCCCTGAGCGAACCGGAGCACGCCGCCAACTCGAACCTCATGAGCGCCAGCCTCCTGCGTCTCTCCGGCACCGAAGAGATCCAACTGTTCTACATGGGCAAGGAGGAGACGGAGCCGGAGAACCCGGCCTTCCACCGCAAGATCCGCAGCAGCATTCACACCCGGGTGTCCCAGGACGGCGTCAACTTCTCGAAGCCCGTTCGGCTCTCGGACCGGGACCACTACTACGTGACCAACAACGCCCGGGTCCTGCAGCTCTCCAGCGGCCGGATCCTGGTCCCCTCGGCCGTCGCCCTGGACCCGGGGAAGGAACTGGGCTGGGAGAAGCAGTCGGCCCTGGCGCACTACTCGGACGACGGCGGGAAGACCTGGACCCGCGGAGAGTCCTGCACCTTGCGCCGCGAGGACTACCCCGGCCATGAGTACTGGCAGATCACGCTTCAGGAACCGGGACTGGTGGAGCTGACCGACGGCCGGATCCTGATGGTGAACCGGACCAAGCTCAACCATCCCTACAAGTGTTTCTCGAGCGATTCGGGAGTGACCTGGAGCGACCCGGAGCCGATCCGGGAGATCGTCGCTCCCACCTCGCCCCAGACCCTGTTCCGGCTGCCCTCAGGGCGCCTGGCGATGATCTACAACAACAATCCCAAGGGAGCCGAGGCGAAATGGACCGAACGCCGGCCCCTGGCCTTCGCCGTCAGCGAGGACGAGGGGAACAGCTTCCGGTACGCCAAGACCATCGAGGAGGTGGAGGGACGCTGCTGGGCCTACCACTCGGTGCGAATCTATGGCGAGAACGTCTACCTCCTCTACTACGAGTGGCACCAGGGGCACCCCACCTTCTTCTTCTGCGACAAGAAGCTGTCCATCATCCCGGTGGAGTGGTTCGAGAGCTGA
- a CDS encoding CinA family nicotinamide mononucleotide deamidase-related protein, whose translation MPNAEIVAIGSELLLGQIVDTNSAWMADRLTGLGVDLFYKTVVGDNPGRMEEVIGRALDRSDIVITGGGLGPTRDDLTREVIARVTGRTLVRDPDLLQELHTRFRNRGFVLTANNERQADIPQGAVPIRNPNGTAPAFLVEDPRGVVIALPGVPHELKWLFDNEVIPRLRRRFRLDRIIVYRILKVSAMGESHVDHLIGHLITESTNPTVGVLAHPGQVDVRIAAKARDREAAARLIAPVEEEVRGLLGHHVFGADEESMEDSVGELLRRADLRIAVYEDITGGMVAERLQLADPDRFVEGVIAGDPDSARRVLEAAGSDAPMPDPKLRTRELARALRTVCHADLGLAVHGIPDPEDRSRNLAKGQSFFCVTDGRTMQTRSFGMAGRGRPDRTRTSLYALDLVRTYLLRGDDGAAVS comes from the coding sequence ATGCCCAACGCGGAGATCGTCGCCATCGGTTCTGAACTGCTCCTGGGTCAGATCGTCGATACCAACTCGGCCTGGATGGCCGATCGTTTGACCGGGCTGGGCGTCGATCTCTTCTACAAAACCGTAGTGGGGGACAACCCGGGCCGGATGGAGGAGGTGATCGGCCGGGCCCTGGATCGGTCCGACATCGTGATCACCGGCGGAGGACTGGGTCCCACCCGGGACGACCTGACCCGCGAAGTGATCGCCCGGGTAACGGGCCGGACGCTGGTCCGGGACCCGGATCTGCTGCAGGAGCTCCACACCCGGTTCCGCAACCGGGGTTTTGTCCTGACGGCCAACAACGAGCGTCAGGCCGATATTCCGCAGGGGGCCGTGCCGATCCGCAACCCCAACGGCACCGCCCCCGCTTTCCTCGTGGAGGACCCGCGAGGCGTCGTCATCGCTCTTCCGGGAGTGCCTCACGAGCTCAAATGGCTCTTCGACAATGAGGTGATTCCCCGTCTCAGGAGACGCTTTCGCCTGGACCGCATCATCGTCTATCGCATCCTCAAGGTCTCCGCCATGGGGGAGAGCCACGTGGATCACCTGATCGGTCACCTGATCACCGAATCCACCAACCCCACCGTGGGAGTTCTGGCTCATCCCGGCCAGGTGGATGTGAGAATCGCCGCCAAAGCCCGCGACCGGGAAGCGGCCGCGCGGTTGATCGCTCCAGTGGAGGAGGAGGTCCGCGGCCTGTTGGGACACCATGTTTTCGGCGCCGACGAGGAATCCATGGAGGATTCGGTGGGGGAGCTGTTGCGGCGGGCCGATCTGAGGATCGCCGTCTACGAGGACATTACCGGTGGGATGGTGGCGGAGCGGTTGCAACTGGCCGATCCGGATCGCTTTGTCGAAGGGGTCATCGCCGGCGATCCCGATTCCGCCCGTCGGGTCCTGGAGGCGGCGGGATCCGACGCGCCGATGCCGGACCCGAAGCTCCGGACCCGGGAACTGGCGCGGGCCCTCAGGACGGTCTGCCATGCCGACCTGGGATTGGCCGTGCACGGGATTCCGGACCCGGAGGATCGGAGCCGGAACCTGGCGAAAGGCCAATCCTTTTTCTGCGTCACCGACGGGCGGACCATGCAAACCCGCAGTTTCGGGATGGCCGGCCGCGGCCGTCCGGACCGGACCCGCACGAGCCTCTATGCCCTCGACCTGGTCCGGACGTACCTTCTCCGCGGCGACGATGGAGCGGCGGTTTCCTAA
- a CDS encoding TonB-dependent receptor, translating to MRPKIHLFTCCLLVLILGFQLGGPVQAQRAQQGAGNIQGTVTDESGGLIPGVEVTARNVATGIERMSVTGDSGYYLIQALGIGEYEISAGLTGFKTKVVTGQRVTSELTRTVDIVLEVGDVTETVTVAGQATLVKMTDTTVAHAQDSEVLEVLPVHMSFFVRQSMVLINTLPGVIFKPTWDGNKGTIHGVGDNGPHRNPLGYNTDGHQSSINWHQGLRDETGPAPELIEEFRIETNQDAEKGFNSGVSVEMITKSGTNEFHGSGFLFHRNDILDARRWTASGKGEQIQNEWGFILGGPIVQDKAFFMMNYTGYEWSTQPSGRIGTVQTELMRQGNFTEILGASLGTDTMGRDVRAGMIYDPLTTRPDGQGGFLRDPFPNNTIPSSRIGGVAKHLLTAYPGPNRGGGLTNNYEGEGSNIFDIDKVYLKTDIEHEDHKVTIGWEDTPNMKLSFLSPPNRLNSVAVESRGVRVRLNHLWTVNPSLLFSTRLGINRITYGEGKLPPASDHCPGGCVQGALTTAIPRLRIQSAVGGGFGDNTDTAQHFQSTVPVFMDLSWTSGNHNVKVGAQLSIWAGKFLVENHTAGTYTFRNRTSGLPGYPDTGDGFASFLMGDVDEVLQETASARKVTSYSWAFYVQDSWRTTPKLTINYGLRWEIPIPFHESHRRWGLMDIHTPNPEAGGLPGGLTFYGEGEGRNGRVRAFNVGFRSFGPRLGFAYQLNEKTVARAYYGLMYFPMNGEMGNGSGMPNQGFGASVTATTPDFGLTPALNWDQGISILPTNLPFLNPSLINGSSVGFVDVNETQQGTAQRLGLAIERELPWDMVFTAEYIGLLGHGVIGTQIARYNQLPLSYLALGNLLLQDIDSQAARDAGYTRPYPGFTGTVGQSQRRFPQYNWVAQLNSHSGFNLYHSGIFILQKRFSSGLNFMLSHTIAKSLTSGDVRERGSFAPRAGSSLQHWDTWSSSKTLVPFNRSWATKASFSWELPFGRGKAIGGGVGRLGNLLVGGWRVAGHIVYHAGNPLTVGTGQFLPYMGPAWAVWNHGVGVTTGVNCGDYDPNQTGRDRIFNPAAFSTAPNFTLGNFRVHPSAQNCGFMQEDISIMKDFQISEGVSFRFAAEMFNAFNRVNWREAGNNVDSPQGFGKIGNTLDPRIIQLYWKINF from the coding sequence ATGAGACCGAAAATCCACCTGTTTACCTGCTGTCTACTGGTGCTGATCCTCGGCTTCCAGCTCGGTGGACCGGTTCAGGCGCAGCGCGCCCAGCAGGGCGCCGGAAACATCCAGGGGACCGTCACCGACGAATCGGGCGGCTTGATCCCGGGTGTGGAGGTGACCGCGCGAAACGTGGCCACCGGCATCGAGAGGATGTCGGTGACCGGCGACAGCGGCTACTACCTGATCCAGGCCCTCGGGATCGGCGAATATGAGATCTCGGCCGGCTTGACCGGATTCAAGACCAAGGTCGTGACCGGACAGCGAGTCACCTCGGAACTGACCCGGACGGTCGATATCGTGCTCGAGGTCGGCGACGTGACCGAAACGGTCACCGTCGCGGGTCAGGCGACACTGGTCAAAATGACCGACACCACCGTGGCCCACGCCCAGGACTCGGAAGTGCTGGAAGTCCTTCCGGTCCACATGAGCTTCTTTGTCCGGCAGTCCATGGTGCTGATCAACACCCTGCCCGGTGTGATCTTCAAGCCCACCTGGGACGGGAACAAGGGGACCATCCACGGTGTGGGCGACAACGGACCCCACCGGAACCCCCTCGGGTACAACACCGACGGTCATCAGAGCAGCATCAACTGGCATCAGGGGCTGCGCGACGAAACGGGACCGGCTCCCGAGTTGATCGAAGAGTTCCGCATCGAGACCAATCAGGACGCGGAGAAGGGGTTCAACTCCGGGGTGTCCGTCGAGATGATCACCAAGTCGGGGACCAACGAATTCCACGGGAGTGGTTTCCTGTTTCACCGCAACGACATCCTGGACGCGCGCCGGTGGACCGCCTCCGGGAAGGGCGAACAGATCCAGAACGAGTGGGGCTTCATTCTGGGGGGCCCCATCGTCCAGGACAAGGCCTTCTTCATGATGAACTACACCGGTTATGAGTGGTCCACGCAACCGAGCGGAAGGATCGGAACCGTCCAGACCGAACTCATGCGGCAAGGGAACTTCACCGAGATCCTCGGTGCATCCCTTGGGACCGACACCATGGGACGGGACGTCCGGGCCGGCATGATCTACGATCCCCTCACCACCCGGCCAGACGGGCAGGGGGGTTTCCTGCGGGATCCCTTTCCCAACAACACGATTCCCTCAAGCCGCATCGGCGGCGTCGCCAAGCACCTCCTGACCGCATATCCGGGACCGAACAGAGGCGGCGGATTGACCAACAACTACGAGGGCGAGGGTTCCAACATCTTCGACATCGACAAGGTCTATCTCAAGACCGACATCGAGCATGAAGACCACAAGGTCACCATCGGTTGGGAAGACACGCCGAATATGAAGCTGAGCTTCCTGTCGCCGCCGAATCGGCTGAACAGCGTCGCGGTCGAAAGCCGCGGCGTCCGGGTTCGCCTCAATCACCTTTGGACGGTAAATCCGTCTCTCCTCTTCAGCACCCGGCTCGGAATCAACCGGATCACCTACGGAGAGGGAAAATTGCCGCCCGCCTCGGACCACTGTCCGGGTGGTTGCGTCCAGGGTGCGTTGACCACCGCGATTCCCAGACTAAGGATTCAGAGCGCGGTGGGAGGCGGTTTCGGCGACAACACCGACACGGCCCAACACTTCCAGTCGACGGTTCCCGTCTTCATGGACCTGTCCTGGACCAGCGGGAACCACAACGTGAAGGTCGGCGCCCAGCTCAGCATCTGGGCTGGAAAATTTCTCGTGGAAAACCACACGGCCGGCACCTACACCTTCCGCAACCGCACCAGCGGCCTGCCCGGTTATCCGGACACGGGTGACGGATTTGCCTCCTTCCTCATGGGCGACGTGGACGAAGTCCTCCAGGAGACCGCCAGCGCCCGGAAGGTCACCAGCTACAGTTGGGCCTTCTACGTTCAGGACTCCTGGCGAACGACGCCGAAGCTGACCATCAACTACGGCCTCCGCTGGGAGATCCCCATACCTTTCCACGAGTCTCACCGGCGCTGGGGCCTCATGGACATCCACACTCCCAATCCGGAGGCGGGCGGCCTCCCGGGCGGCCTCACCTTCTACGGAGAGGGAGAGGGACGCAACGGGCGGGTCCGGGCGTTCAATGTCGGCTTCAGGAGTTTCGGGCCGCGGCTGGGTTTTGCCTATCAATTGAACGAAAAGACCGTGGCGCGGGCCTATTACGGACTGATGTACTTCCCCATGAACGGGGAAATGGGCAATGGCTCCGGCATGCCCAACCAGGGTTTCGGCGCCTCGGTGACCGCAACGACCCCGGACTTCGGTCTGACGCCGGCCCTCAATTGGGATCAGGGAATCAGCATTCTGCCCACCAACCTGCCTTTCCTGAATCCTTCCCTGATCAACGGCTCCTCGGTCGGTTTCGTGGACGTCAACGAGACCCAGCAGGGGACCGCCCAGAGGTTGGGTCTGGCCATCGAGCGGGAGCTCCCCTGGGATATGGTGTTCACCGCCGAATACATCGGTCTCTTGGGCCACGGCGTCATCGGCACCCAGATCGCCCGTTACAACCAATTGCCCCTGAGCTATCTGGCTCTCGGCAACCTCCTGCTGCAGGATATCGATTCCCAGGCTGCCAGAGACGCCGGCTACACCCGGCCCTATCCGGGATTCACCGGGACCGTGGGGCAGTCCCAGCGGCGCTTTCCCCAGTACAACTGGGTGGCCCAGTTGAACTCCCACTCGGGTTTCAACCTATACCACTCGGGCATCTTCATACTGCAGAAGCGGTTCTCCTCCGGGTTGAACTTCATGTTGTCGCACACCATTGCCAAATCGCTGACCTCGGGGGACGTCCGGGAGAGGGGCAGCTTCGCGCCCCGCGCCGGTTCCTCCCTGCAGCATTGGGATACCTGGAGTTCCTCCAAGACGCTCGTGCCGTTCAACCGCTCTTGGGCGACCAAGGCGAGCTTTTCGTGGGAACTGCCCTTCGGAAGAGGCAAAGCCATCGGCGGCGGCGTTGGCCGATTGGGCAACCTGTTGGTCGGCGGCTGGAGAGTCGCCGGTCACATCGTCTACCACGCCGGCAATCCCCTGACCGTCGGGACGGGACAGTTCCTTCCCTATATGGGACCTGCGTGGGCGGTCTGGAATCACGGCGTCGGGGTCACGACCGGCGTCAATTGCGGCGACTACGATCCCAACCAGACGGGACGAGACCGTATCTTCAATCCCGCAGCATTCAGCACCGCGCCCAATTTCACGTTGGGGAACTTCCGCGTCCATCCCAGTGCGCAAAACTGCGGATTCATGCAGGAAGACATTTCCATCATGAAGGATTTCCAGATCAGCGAGGGCGTGAGTTTCCGCTTCGCGGCGGAGATGTTCAACGCCTTCAACCGGGTCAACTGGCGCGAGGCGGGCAACAACGTGGACAGTCCCCAGGGTTTCGGAAAAATCGGCAACACCTTGGATCCGCGGATCATTCAGCTCTACTGGAAGATCAACTTCTGA
- a CDS encoding GWxTD domain-containing protein, giving the protein MKKQHHPPLLSLLLLIASLSFSGPVLAKEKDEKRDTSAVQKEEAEDYYQRWLNQDVTYIISDEEESVFNSLTSPEEKELFIEQFWRRRDPDLRTAINEFKEEHYRRIAYVNERFYAGVPGWKTDRGMIYILHGPPHEIESYVTGGNYNRSFSEGGGSTVVHPLEVWRYRHLEGVGDDIVLEFVDRTYTGTYKLALFPDEKDALLHFDGYGLTLSEQWGISDKQHRPSLIGGRSTAYETRLHNNNPFQRYEIFSRVMVPKKIKYKDLKELVKVEIGFSNLPFRVQSDYFKLNDGQVLVPVTVEIRNKFLSFEADGEVHSARVGLYGVVTSLTNKFIEEFDQDLVISFGPERLMRGLEGRATYQKVLLLDSGTRYKLDLIMKDLTSNNIGAVKHGIIPPSSMRQREKLSSSSMLLSNYMQELPEAPDQDQMFVLGDVKIRPSLDKSFSKKLPLGVYLHLYNFGMDQASNSPQMQVSYRISRDGEVIGEATDSRGESVQFFSDRRMVLFKRLSLRTLEPGKYRLEVEAWDQVKDVRTRIQENFQVQGS; this is encoded by the coding sequence ATGAAGAAGCAACACCACCCTCCGTTGCTGTCTCTGCTCCTCCTCATTGCGTCGCTTTCCTTTTCCGGCCCCGTGCTGGCCAAAGAAAAGGACGAGAAGAGAGACACCTCCGCCGTTCAAAAAGAGGAAGCGGAGGATTACTACCAGCGCTGGCTGAACCAGGATGTCACCTACATCATCAGCGACGAGGAGGAATCGGTCTTCAACAGCCTGACCAGCCCGGAGGAGAAGGAGTTGTTCATCGAACAGTTCTGGCGTCGCCGGGACCCGGACCTGAGGACGGCCATCAACGAATTCAAGGAAGAGCACTATCGGCGCATCGCCTACGTCAATGAGCGATTCTACGCCGGGGTGCCGGGCTGGAAAACGGACCGGGGGATGATCTACATCCTCCATGGACCGCCTCATGAAATTGAGAGCTATGTGACCGGGGGCAATTACAATCGCTCCTTCAGCGAGGGCGGCGGCAGTACGGTGGTCCACCCCTTGGAGGTGTGGCGCTACCGGCACCTCGAGGGTGTCGGGGACGACATCGTTCTGGAATTCGTGGACCGCACCTACACGGGGACGTACAAGCTGGCCCTTTTCCCCGACGAAAAGGACGCTCTGCTCCATTTCGACGGATATGGCCTGACCCTGTCGGAACAGTGGGGCATCAGCGACAAGCAGCATCGTCCTTCCCTGATCGGCGGCAGGAGCACCGCCTACGAAACCCGGCTCCACAACAACAACCCCTTCCAGCGCTACGAGATCTTCTCCCGGGTCATGGTCCCCAAGAAGATCAAGTACAAGGACCTCAAGGAGTTGGTCAAGGTGGAGATTGGTTTTTCCAACCTCCCCTTCCGAGTTCAAAGCGACTACTTCAAGCTCAACGACGGTCAGGTCCTGGTTCCCGTCACCGTCGAGATCCGAAACAAGTTCCTTTCGTTCGAGGCCGACGGCGAAGTACACTCGGCCCGGGTCGGACTCTACGGCGTCGTCACCAGCCTCACCAACAAGTTCATCGAAGAATTCGATCAGGACCTGGTGATTTCGTTCGGACCCGAACGGCTGATGAGGGGCCTGGAGGGGCGGGCGACCTACCAGAAGGTCCTGCTACTGGACAGCGGAACCCGGTACAAGCTCGACCTGATCATGAAGGACCTGACCAGCAACAACATCGGCGCCGTCAAGCACGGCATCATCCCACCGTCCAGCATGCGGCAAAGGGAGAAGCTGAGCAGCAGCTCCATGCTGCTTTCCAATTACATGCAGGAGCTTCCCGAGGCGCCGGACCAGGACCAGATGTTCGTCCTGGGAGACGTCAAGATCCGGCCCAGTCTCGACAAGAGCTTTTCCAAGAAGCTCCCGCTGGGCGTCTACCTGCACCTCTACAATTTCGGCATGGACCAAGCCTCAAATTCTCCCCAGATGCAGGTGTCCTACCGAATCTCCCGCGACGGCGAAGTCATCGGTGAAGCCACCGACAGCCGCGGAGAATCGGTCCAGTTCTTCTCCGACCGGAGAATGGTCCTGTTCAAGAGGCTGAGCCTGCGCACCCTGGAACCCGGCAAATACCGGCTCGAAGTCGAGGCCTGGGACCAGGTCAAGGACGTCAGGACCAGGATCCAGGAAAACTTCCAGGTCCAGGGAAGCTAG
- a CDS encoding ATP-binding protein, whose translation MTRLKLPIGIQTLRKIREQNHYYVDKTGYIRTLLDEGSYFFLSRPRRFGKSLFLDTLKELFDGNEPLFMDLDIHDHWDWSVRHPVVRLSFSTGNFKEPGYLHANLMAQLDAVAEEAGVVARYDTGPERYGDLLRALHRQAGRSVVVLVDEYDKPILDALDVPDVARANRDYLRGVYAAIKDNDSHIRFVFLTGVSKFSKVSLFSGLNNLKDITLDPRHSSICGYTDADLDTVFGPELPGLDRNKIRDWYNGYSWSGSEKVYNPFDILLLFDSRKFKAHWFETGSPSFLVETLLNRRVGSLALEDMIGTDGLLSRFDVDDIATEALLFQTGYLTITEEMNLGGKTLYRLGYPNREVKQSLNEHLLHGLGPDPSRQGAHDIRLYELLTANDFVGLEAQFRAFFASIPFEWHMNNAIANYEGYYASVFYSWFAALGLDTAVEDSSSRGRMDMAVRFNGNVYVFEFKVVELARKGAAMAQLKERRYAEKYRGLGQPIWLVAVEFSRKARNLASFDVERA comes from the coding sequence ATGACGAGGCTTAAACTCCCCATCGGCATTCAGACCCTCCGCAAGATTCGCGAGCAGAATCACTATTACGTCGACAAGACGGGCTACATTCGAACGCTCCTCGACGAAGGTTCGTATTTCTTCCTTTCGCGCCCTCGGCGATTCGGCAAGAGCCTGTTTCTGGACACGTTGAAGGAGTTGTTCGATGGCAACGAGCCGCTATTCATGGATCTGGACATCCACGATCACTGGGACTGGTCGGTGCGCCATCCCGTCGTACGCCTGAGCTTCAGCACGGGAAACTTCAAGGAGCCGGGCTACCTTCACGCGAACTTGATGGCGCAACTGGATGCGGTTGCGGAAGAAGCTGGTGTCGTCGCTCGCTACGATACCGGGCCAGAGCGCTATGGCGATCTGCTGCGGGCGCTGCATCGACAGGCCGGCCGGTCCGTCGTGGTGCTGGTGGACGAGTACGACAAGCCGATCCTGGACGCTTTGGACGTACCCGACGTAGCCAGGGCCAACCGCGACTACCTGCGCGGCGTCTACGCGGCCATCAAGGACAATGATTCGCACATCCGGTTCGTCTTCCTCACGGGCGTCAGCAAATTCTCCAAGGTGAGCCTGTTCTCCGGGCTCAACAATCTCAAGGACATCACCCTCGACCCCCGCCACTCCTCGATCTGCGGTTATACCGATGCGGACCTGGATACGGTGTTCGGGCCGGAACTGCCGGGCCTTGACCGGAACAAGATTCGTGACTGGTACAACGGCTATAGCTGGTCGGGTAGCGAGAAGGTGTACAACCCGTTCGACATTCTCCTGCTCTTCGACAGCCGAAAATTCAAGGCGCACTGGTTCGAGACCGGTTCGCCGTCGTTCCTCGTCGAGACACTGCTCAATCGGCGGGTCGGATCGCTGGCACTCGAAGACATGATCGGCACCGACGGCCTTCTGTCCAGGTTCGATGTAGACGACATCGCCACCGAGGCCCTGTTGTTCCAAACCGGCTACTTGACGATCACCGAAGAGATGAATCTTGGCGGCAAGACCCTCTACCGGTTGGGCTATCCGAACCGAGAGGTGAAGCAGAGCCTGAACGAGCACCTGCTGCACGGCCTGGGGCCGGACCCATCGCGCCAGGGGGCGCACGACATCCGCCTGTACGAACTGCTAACCGCCAACGATTTCGTCGGCCTTGAGGCGCAGTTCCGAGCGTTCTTCGCCAGCATCCCTTTCGAGTGGCACATGAACAATGCCATCGCCAACTACGAGGGTTACTACGCCAGCGTGTTCTATTCCTGGTTCGCGGCGCTGGGCCTCGACACGGCGGTGGAGGACAGCAGCAGCCGAGGTCGGATGGACATGGCGGTTCGCTTCAACGGCAACGTCTACGTGTTCGAGTTCAAGGTGGTCGAGTTGGCGCGTAAGGGCGCCGCGATGGCGCAGTTGAAAGAGAGGCGCTATGCGGAAAAATACCGGGGCCTGGGCCAGCCGATCTGGCTCGTCGCCGTGGAGTTCAGCCGGAAGGCTCGAAATCTGGCGTCGTTCGACGTGGAGCGTGCATGA
- a CDS encoding tetratricopeptide repeat protein has product MLGHFRPAPISVRVSLLVLLSLLFASAGLASGTEELLSRGRTELEAERYESAELLFRQALQQEASNGEATFLLGMALAKQERWADAERELERAVLLRPGDAAAHAELAGVYFKQDRRDKARASLGTALKLDPKNSYARSFLAILSYLQDRRLEALHHWNLLGEPQIAQIQVAASEDAAPKLVESLFRFNEEEVLERRQLLQAYWVQTRFRLGPRFGWQLDPQPGGRWDLSVDLPPASDSFSNKTGFLIENSSRAVFNREIGLGLRDGRGRRLAGGARWDAPRKRAGASAWFPFFSSSSDLLRLGFDVRDEEWSHTASGTEYDYRTEKVFGGYEWLMSARRSLAFHGGYQRQEFRFGGDASQHTQSPHLLAAGLEWNQLWGLDAGENARLSWMARFDAFSPLAGGGDPSHRMMSGLGIDWTLARKTESRLRLSIQGGVSGRDLPLDHYFLFGIGPDARLPLKAHPELRDSRKGNSPMGRDFVLLGAELGRRLWRWGLLEVGGFVFSDTAFVSGRPFLGGAAEWFQDVGVGVRFRVLGQDFLNVFLGLDTRSRTFHHWAGLPSVGAGAWSNGF; this is encoded by the coding sequence ATGCTCGGGCACTTCCGGCCGGCGCCGATTTCCGTCCGCGTCTCCCTCTTGGTATTGCTGAGCCTGCTTTTCGCTTCGGCCGGCCTGGCCTCCGGCACGGAAGAGCTACTCTCCCGCGGCCGAACGGAACTGGAGGCGGAGCGATACGAGTCTGCTGAGTTGCTCTTCCGGCAGGCTCTGCAACAGGAGGCGTCCAACGGCGAGGCCACCTTTCTGCTCGGCATGGCCCTGGCCAAGCAGGAGCGTTGGGCCGATGCCGAACGGGAACTGGAGCGCGCCGTCCTCCTGAGGCCCGGCGACGCGGCGGCCCATGCGGAGCTGGCCGGCGTCTATTTCAAACAGGATCGGAGGGACAAGGCCCGAGCCAGCCTGGGGACAGCGCTGAAGCTGGACCCGAAGAACAGCTACGCCCGGAGCTTCCTGGCCATCCTTTCCTACCTCCAGGACCGGCGGTTGGAGGCTCTGCACCACTGGAATCTGCTGGGCGAGCCTCAAATCGCTCAGATCCAGGTCGCGGCTTCCGAGGACGCGGCGCCGAAACTGGTGGAGTCCCTCTTCCGATTCAATGAAGAGGAGGTCCTGGAGCGGAGGCAGCTCCTACAGGCGTATTGGGTCCAGACCAGGTTCAGGCTGGGACCCCGGTTCGGATGGCAGCTCGACCCGCAGCCCGGGGGACGTTGGGATCTAAGTGTCGACCTTCCTCCAGCCAGCGACTCTTTTTCCAACAAGACCGGGTTTCTGATCGAGAATTCCTCCCGAGCCGTCTTCAATCGGGAGATCGGTCTCGGGTTGCGGGACGGCCGGGGCCGGCGATTGGCGGGAGGGGCTCGGTGGGACGCTCCCCGGAAACGGGCCGGAGCATCCGCCTGGTTTCCGTTTTTTTCGTCTTCTTCCGACCTGTTGCGTCTTGGCTTCGATGTCCGGGACGAGGAGTGGAGCCACACCGCATCGGGTACGGAATATGACTACCGGACGGAAAAGGTCTTCGGCGGCTACGAATGGTTGATGTCCGCACGCAGGTCCCTGGCTTTTCACGGCGGATACCAGCGCCAGGAATTTCGATTCGGCGGAGACGCCAGCCAGCATACACAGAGTCCTCACCTTCTGGCCGCGGGACTGGAATGGAATCAGCTTTGGGGCCTCGACGCCGGGGAGAACGCCCGGTTGAGTTGGATGGCCCGGTTCGATGCCTTTTCGCCTCTCGCGGGAGGGGGGGATCCTTCCCACAGGATGATGTCGGGCTTGGGGATCGATTGGACGCTGGCCAGGAAAACGGAGTCCCGGTTGAGATTGTCGATTCAGGGTGGAGTCTCCGGCCGGGACCTGCCGCTGGATCACTATTTTCTCTTCGGGATCGGGCCCGACGCGCGGTTGCCTCTCAAGGCTCATCCGGAACTGCGGGACAGCCGGAAAGGGAACAGTCCCATGGGGCGCGATTTTGTTCTCCTGGGCGCGGAACTGGGGCGGAGGCTGTGGAGGTGGGGGCTCCTCGAGGTGGGGGGATTCGTCTTCAGCGATACGGCGTTCGTCTCGGGCAGGCCGTTTTTAGGTGGAGCGGCGGAGTGGTTTCAGGACGTTGGGGTGGGGGTTCGTTTCAGAGTGTTGGGTCAGGATTTCCTGAATGTCTTTCTGGGTCTGGATACTCGTAGCCGGACCTTTCATCACTGGGCCGGGCTTCCCAGCGTTGGAGCGGGGGCTTGGAGCAACGGCTTCTAG